A region from the Chelmon rostratus isolate fCheRos1 chromosome 6, fCheRos1.pri, whole genome shotgun sequence genome encodes:
- the LOC121608174 gene encoding uncharacterized protein LOC121608174: protein MSDYSSDEEYDFSTQPEGYLYEPEYTDAELYQMEVERAEREREMASRDVEREIGAAAARPRVTDTRWCTCNKCEVMQTEVECYCCHEWDLVMPRMQDLSIDEEAGASAAVCITNNNDLPAILNAGVLETFFHIPKINWKKRPKPAGPDGQLSAEQYRLVAYRIIMEWALKGQTLGPGNRRVLPSCVVALIRRTYPSPSGQYAGFKESNDALQLF, encoded by the exons atgtctgactacagcagcgacgaagaatatgatttcagcacacaaccagAAGGATATCTGTATGAACCCGAATATACGGATGCAGAACTCTATCAGATGGAGGTAgaacgggcagagagagagagagagatggcgagcagagatgtggaacgtGAAATCGGGGCCGCAGCTGCGAGACCTCGAGTGACTGATACAAGGTGGTGTACGTGCAACAAGTGCGAAGTTATGCAGACCGAGGTTGAGtgctactgttgccatgaatggGACCTCGTAATGCCTCGCATGCAGGACCTTTCCATTGACGAGGAGGCTggcgcatcagcagctgtctgcatcacCAATAACAACGACTTGCCTGCAATcctgaatgctggtgtcctcgagacttttttccacatcccgaaaataaactggaaaaagcgccccaaacctgctggacccgatggccagttgtctgcaga acagtacaggCTGGTCGCCTATCGCATCATAATGGAATGGGCTCTGAAAGGACAGACGCTTGGTCCTGGCAACAGAAGAGTTCTTCCCTCCTGCGTGGTGGCGCTAATAAGAAGAACATATCCATCACCAAGTGGACAATATGCTGGTTTCaaagagtcaaatgatgcactgcaattgttttag